One Agrococcus jenensis genomic region harbors:
- a CDS encoding DUF4870 domain-containing protein produces MTDPNAPRGEQPVPPEHPEGFDVTHEQHAAPSAPAAPAPGVGQPAQSFSSPAEVPGPPAFGGAPQAGQEWQQGQQASGGASAAPRPGEQPFGGAGSSAPQYGQGQSGQGQYGQGQFGQGQPGQPGQPPYGQPQYGQPQSGQQYGGPQQYGQQPQYGAPGQPQYAAAAPMSPVDEKNAGMWGHLSGLSTIVTGGYGGWVGPLIVYMIYKDRSAFARQESKEALNFGILMTIVTVGLLVVGTILSFVGIGFILLILWWVPGLLQVIFSIVGAMRVNSGGSYRYPFNWRLVK; encoded by the coding sequence ATGACCGATCCCAACGCTCCCCGCGGGGAGCAGCCCGTTCCCCCGGAGCACCCGGAGGGCTTCGACGTCACCCATGAGCAGCACGCCGCCCCGAGCGCTCCTGCGGCGCCCGCGCCCGGCGTGGGCCAGCCCGCGCAGTCCTTCTCCTCCCCCGCTGAGGTGCCCGGACCGCCCGCGTTCGGCGGCGCCCCGCAGGCCGGCCAGGAGTGGCAGCAGGGCCAGCAGGCATCCGGCGGCGCATCGGCCGCCCCCCGCCCCGGCGAGCAGCCCTTCGGCGGTGCCGGCTCGAGCGCCCCGCAGTACGGCCAGGGCCAGTCAGGGCAGGGCCAGTACGGGCAGGGCCAGTTCGGCCAGGGTCAGCCGGGGCAGCCTGGTCAGCCTCCCTACGGCCAGCCGCAGTACGGCCAGCCGCAGTCGGGCCAGCAGTACGGCGGCCCGCAGCAGTACGGCCAGCAGCCGCAGTACGGCGCCCCCGGGCAGCCGCAGTACGCGGCCGCCGCGCCGATGTCGCCCGTCGACGAGAAGAACGCCGGCATGTGGGGTCATCTCTCCGGCCTCTCGACGATCGTCACCGGTGGCTACGGCGGCTGGGTCGGGCCGCTCATCGTCTACATGATCTACAAGGACCGGAGCGCGTTCGCGAGGCAGGAGTCGAAGGAGGCGCTGAACTTCGGCATCCTCATGACGATCGTCACCGTCGGACTGCTCGTCGTCGGCACCATCCTGAGCTTCGTCGGGATCGGCTTCATCCTGCTCATCCTCTGGTGGGTGCCGGGCCTGCTCCAGGTGATCTTCTCGATCGTCGGCGCCATGCGCGTCAACAGCGGCGGCTCGTACCGCTACCCGTTCAACTGGCGGCTCGTGAAGTAG
- the hemW gene encoding radical SAM family heme chaperone HemW has protein sequence MGRLPEGEAAPTDGRLPLGTAVDGPFGVYLHVPFCSVRCGYCDFNTYTADELRGATRAGYPDDVAAEIALAAASLAELGPLRPAQTVFFGGGTPTLLPAGDLLTMLAGVRDAFGLAPDAEVSVEANPDSIDAGGLAQLRAGGVTRVSFGMQSAVPHVLAALDRTHDPERVPLVVGWARDAGLEVSVDLIYGAPGESLDDWQRSLDAAVAMEPDHISAYALIVEDGTALARRIRKGELTAPDDDLQAAMYEAADATLGAAGFEWYEVSNWARGDRVARHNLAYWRGQDWWGFGPGAHSHVGGVRWWNVKHPAAYRDRLLAGASPALAREVLDDETRRVERVLLESRIVDGLPISMLEPEGRREVAGLIADELIDGGAALAGRVVPTLRGRLLADAVVRRLLP, from the coding sequence ATGGGGCGGCTGCCGGAGGGCGAGGCCGCGCCGACGGACGGGCGGCTGCCGCTGGGCACCGCCGTCGACGGCCCGTTCGGCGTCTACCTGCACGTGCCGTTCTGCTCGGTGCGGTGCGGCTACTGCGACTTCAACACCTACACGGCCGATGAGCTTCGCGGTGCGACGCGCGCCGGCTACCCGGACGACGTCGCCGCCGAGATCGCGCTCGCCGCGGCCTCGCTCGCCGAGCTCGGCCCGCTGCGACCGGCGCAGACGGTCTTCTTCGGCGGCGGCACGCCCACGCTGCTGCCGGCGGGCGACCTGCTGACCATGCTCGCGGGCGTGCGGGATGCCTTCGGGCTCGCCCCGGATGCGGAGGTCTCGGTCGAGGCGAACCCCGACTCGATCGACGCAGGCGGCCTCGCGCAGCTGCGCGCGGGCGGCGTCACGCGCGTCTCGTTCGGGATGCAGTCGGCCGTGCCGCACGTGCTCGCGGCGCTCGACCGCACCCACGACCCCGAGCGCGTGCCGCTCGTCGTCGGCTGGGCGCGCGACGCCGGCCTCGAGGTCTCCGTCGACCTCATCTACGGGGCGCCGGGGGAGTCGCTCGACGACTGGCAGCGGTCGCTCGACGCGGCCGTCGCGATGGAGCCGGACCACATCTCGGCCTACGCGCTCATCGTCGAGGACGGCACCGCGCTCGCCCGCCGCATCCGCAAGGGCGAGCTCACCGCGCCCGACGACGACCTGCAGGCCGCGATGTACGAGGCGGCGGATGCGACGCTCGGCGCCGCCGGGTTCGAGTGGTACGAGGTGTCGAACTGGGCGCGCGGCGACCGCGTCGCCCGCCACAACCTCGCCTACTGGCGCGGCCAGGACTGGTGGGGCTTCGGGCCCGGCGCGCACAGCCACGTCGGCGGCGTGCGCTGGTGGAACGTCAAGCATCCGGCCGCCTACCGCGACCGGCTGCTCGCCGGCGCCTCGCCCGCGCTCGCGCGCGAGGTGCTCGACGACGAGACGCGCCGCGTCGAGCGGGTGCTGCTCGAGTCGCGCATCGTCGACGGCCTGCCGATCTCGATGCTCGAGCCGGAGGGGCGCCGCGAGGTCGCGGGCCTCATCGCCGACGAGCTCATCGACGGAGGAGCCGCCCTCGCCGGCCGGGTGGTCCCGACGCTGCGAGGGCGGCTCCTGGCCGACGCGGTGGTGCGGCGGCTGCTGCCCTGA
- a CDS encoding DUF1990 family protein — MKPIGERSTNYGAVGATAHFDFHRFPPKGFEVVQKRARIGHGRPRYDAAVAALRTWKIQRLSGIEVDVVGTEEGTVYRPVGFDGTEATRAASIEPQQDFGPDGEPFLQPGDSVDQRIRVAGMQIHAPMRVIAVEEEPSTHVVIVGSLEGHPLAGEERFTVEIAEDETVFLHFRAIVRQDALWARLGTPFARALRRRYHDRFMDVLRSIDVR, encoded by the coding sequence GTGAAGCCGATCGGCGAGCGCTCGACGAACTACGGCGCCGTGGGCGCCACCGCGCACTTCGACTTCCACCGGTTCCCGCCGAAGGGCTTCGAGGTCGTGCAGAAGCGCGCCCGCATCGGGCACGGCCGACCGCGCTACGACGCGGCCGTCGCCGCGCTCCGCACCTGGAAGATCCAGCGGCTCTCGGGCATCGAGGTCGACGTCGTCGGCACCGAGGAGGGCACCGTCTACCGGCCTGTGGGCTTCGACGGCACCGAGGCGACGCGCGCGGCGAGCATCGAGCCGCAGCAGGACTTCGGCCCCGACGGCGAGCCGTTCCTGCAGCCGGGCGACTCGGTCGACCAGCGCATCCGCGTCGCCGGCATGCAGATCCATGCCCCGATGCGCGTGATCGCGGTCGAGGAGGAGCCGAGCACCCACGTCGTCATCGTCGGCTCGCTCGAGGGCCACCCGCTCGCCGGCGAGGAGCGCTTCACCGTCGAGATCGCCGAGGACGAGACCGTCTTCCTGCACTTCCGGGCGATCGTCCGGCAGGACGCCTTGTGGGCCCGGCTCGGCACCCCGTTCGCGCGGGCGCTCCGGCGCCGCTACCACGACCGGTTCATGGACGTGCTGCGCTCGATCGACGTCCGCTGA